A single window of Qipengyuania sediminis DNA harbors:
- a CDS encoding DNA-3-methyladenine glycosylase family protein produces the protein MGLSAERLREGLDAVAAREPAIAAAIARVGYPTPRQRATGYRTLLRTIVGQQVSVASADAVWRKLEAELGPDMAADALLERDFDALRACGLSRQKQGYARSLCELVTAGTLDLDALPQDDEEAIAQLTRIKGIGRWSAEIYLLFAEGRPDIWPAGDLAVQAGLARLFSLAERPDEKTTRALAEAWRPHRGALAIFTWHCYDNPAL, from the coding sequence ATGGGCCTGTCGGCCGAGCGTTTGCGCGAAGGACTGGACGCGGTGGCGGCGCGCGAGCCGGCGATCGCCGCCGCCATCGCGCGGGTCGGCTACCCCACGCCGCGACAGCGCGCGACCGGCTACCGCACGCTGCTTCGCACCATTGTCGGCCAGCAGGTCTCGGTCGCTTCCGCCGATGCGGTGTGGCGCAAGCTGGAGGCGGAGCTCGGCCCCGATATGGCGGCCGACGCGCTGCTGGAACGCGATTTCGATGCTCTGCGGGCTTGCGGCCTCTCGCGCCAGAAACAAGGCTATGCCCGGTCCTTGTGCGAACTGGTGACGGCGGGCACGCTCGACCTCGACGCGCTTCCCCAGGACGACGAGGAAGCGATCGCGCAGCTCACCCGGATCAAGGGCATCGGGCGCTGGTCGGCGGAGATCTACCTTTTGTTCGCCGAAGGGCGGCCGGACATCTGGCCCGCCGGCGATCTGGCTGTCCAGGCGGGCCTCGCTCGCCTCTTCTCGCTTGCCGAGCGGCCCGACGAGAAGACGACCCGCGCGCTTGCCGAAGCCTGGCGCCCGCACCGCGGCGCACTCGCGATCTTCACCTGGCATTGCTACGACAATCCCGCGCTTTAA